The Capricornis sumatraensis isolate serow.1 chromosome 15, serow.2, whole genome shotgun sequence DNA segment GTGGCAGAGACTGAAGCAGTCCAAAGTCAGTTTATTTCCCCACAGGGGAAAAATGTGACCTCAAATGAAGAGAAGTCGGGACCCGACTCCGCCTTGTAAACAGGGCTCCAGTTAACACCAGGTACCAAGTGGTTCTGGCTGGTGCCAACTGGAATGGACTGGTGGGAATGGATTCACGGTGTGTAAACAATGTTCACTGCAATCATTCTAAGGCTAACAGCTCAGCAAGGGAGGTGAAATGGTGTGTCTGAAGCGACTGTGTAAACGGTACCGTTCCTGGAAAACACTGACTGAAAATGGAGGTGTTAGGACAGGAGGGATGGAGGTAATGGGGAACAACAGGCAGAGGCCTTCCCTCCTGCCTATTGATTGGAAGCAGGCGATGGACCCTCTGCAGGAGTGCCTGACCAACTGCTGTGGGGTCTGCAGGCTGGGACCAGAAGACGGGCTTCTTGGACTACTTCTCTCGAGGTCATCCGAAGTAAAACCCTCTGTGTCTTCAAGAGACCTCTCCCTTCTTCAAAGAGAAGGAGGTTCCGATGCTTTGGAGAGGGAGAAGGCTAGGTGTGGCTCCcgattcagattaaaaaaaaaaaaaaagtaaaaatacctGAAGTCCTATTGTATGATATCTTTTCATGGGGTTGGGGCTCAAGATTCCTCCTGGAACTAATCCTGGAGCTTAAGCCCCCAAACCAAGTGCTCCATACAGATACTGGAATTGTTTTTTTGAACCCAGCTCTGAAAGCTCAGCTGCCTTCATGGGGGATGCAGATGGGATAGGTACTGAGGCTCCCTGACAGAGCCAGGACTGAGCTGAGGGCCTCCTTGTGGCTACTGGAATGCCTGGTGGAAACGAGGCAGGGTTGTGGTGCTCAGGCCAGAGGTGAAGACAGGTGGCAAAGAGTGCAGTGGCCCAAAGTTCAGCGGTCCCCCAGCTCCTGGGGAATCTTGAGGCTGAGCTTGCAaagtggtgagcaggggctgagcCTCAGCCTGGGAGTAGCCCATGACCAGGCCTCCTGTGGCCCCAGGTGGGTTACATGGGGGCAGGTTGAGAGGAAGAAAGCCCAGTAAGTGGGAGAAGTCCACATTAGCAGCGCAGAGAGCCTCAGAGAGGTTGGCGGGGCTCTTGGTGAGCAGTGCTTCATCTAGGAGGGCCGCAGCTGCTGCCGGCTGAGGTGAGGTGGGCTGGGGTTCAGCGGATGAGAGAGACAGGCTTCCAGGAACTTCCCCCAGAAAACTATCCACCTCCACTTTGGGCAATTTGTCGGGCAAGTATGAGGTAGATCCAAGCTGGTATTTTGGAGGAAGCTGAGCTGGGGAAGAGATAGGTGAGGATTCCAGAGGGTAGCTCATGCCCATGGGCAGCGTGTTGTGCACCAGGGAGTGTGGCATGCCCGCACTCGGCATGGTAGGGATGTGGGCACCATACATGCCCATGGGCAACATGCCAGGGAAGGCCTTGGCCCCCATCACGTCCCGAGAGGCCATGCACAGCACAGGACTCAGCTCTTCCTTCACATTGACTGTGGAGCTGCAGCTGATTAGGCCTAACACATCCACTGGCTCTGTCTTGATCTTGAGCAGCTCTTGTGAGTGGCTCTTCTTGACATGACGTGTCAGGTGGTCTTTGCGGCCGAATCGCTGGGCACAGTACTGGCACAGGAAGTCCTTCCGGCCTGTGTGGACCACCAGGTGCCGCCGCACATCCTTACGAGTATAGAACCGCCGGTCACAGTGGTCACAGGGGTGCTTCTTTTCCTTGGCACCACCTGCTACCCGGCGTGAGTGGGCCTTCAGGTGCTCCAGCAGGGCCTGGGTACTCTCGAAGGTCTGCAGGCACACCTTGCAGCTGAGGTCACCACTGCTGGCGGCATGCATGGCCAGGTGGCGCCGGTAGCCCAGCTTCGTATTGTAATTCTTACCACACTCAGAACAGTGGAGGGCCTCCTTGTTGGGGTCATGGGTCTGCAGGTGGTTCCGCAGATGATCCTTGCGGTGAAACATCTTATCGCAGTACATGCACTGGTGGGGTTTCTGGGCTGAGTGGGTGGCCATGTGCCTGCAGACAgggatgaaggacagagaagaaagaaaggagatcaTAATGGCTGGCTAGACAACGGAGTTGTGCACTAACAGGCAACTAGACACAAAAACTGTGGTAGAGGCATGCAATGGAATGGATGCCATGCCAACTACATTCTATCCTCTACCACCTGCAAAACCACATGTGCTGCTATTCTCTGCAGCACTGAATTCAGTAGCAAAAATATCaggaacaatctaaatgtccatcagtagggaACTGGCTAAATAAGTAATTAAGTCCATAAAAATGACTcaacttttttttggctgtgcagcttgtgggatcttagttccctgaccagggatggaacccagccccacagcagtgaaagcgtgaagtcctaaccactggaacaacAGGGAATTCCCACcttaacttttaaatataatgaCGGCTTTATATATACAACAGGTAACAAGCTCCTAGATAGAGTGGGAAAAGGCTATGAGACAGAACAGTGCCTATGGAATGGTACCATGCattggaaaagagagaaaatttatGCATGTTTGCTCATATGagcttaaaatatttctgaaaggaTACACAAGAAACTAACATTGGCTACCCTTGGGGAGAAGAAAGGGCAGCTTTTCTGGGTGTGATGAAGAATTTTCATTGTAtaccttttgaattttgaattacGTGAATGTATTTCCTTTGCAACAAAAAgtgtatttataaaatttaaatgacacaataaagggaaaatgaaatatatCTAAACTTCCTGATCTGGAACAATCTCCCAAGAAACAGCGAGCCAAGTCAAAAAAGGAAGTTCAGTATGGTGTACGTAACACAATCCcctgtgaaaataaaaaaggaagggaatacaTGTTTGAATGTCTCAAGAGGGATACACAAAGAACTGACCCCAATGGTTGCCTTTGAGGAGAACAGTGGCTTCAAGTGTGACAATTTATCTTTCACTGCATGTCCATTTGTACCATTTAAATTGTTTGCCacataaagcattttaaatgtttcagaaGATGTGTTTGTGATATGGGACCTCAGTGCCCCTTGGTTTACCTGCTTCTGCTCCTACCTGGCTGGAAACCAGAGCTGATCCAGGAACTACAATCCAGAGCTCCATGGTATTTGGAATCAGCTCAGCAAGACTTTGACGTCCCATCGTTTACAAGCCCCATGTGAGCTGTGTCATTAACCCTGTGTTCTACATAAGAAGctgatgcacaggacagccccacccaccagtcAGTAAGTGGCAGACAATTTTCTGGGTTTAAAATGCACTTAAACCCAGACCTTCTTGAGACCTGGATTCACTTAGATATGCCTCTGCTGTCTCTAGCACAGCACCCAGTGATTCTTTCTACCTGGAAGGTATCAATCATACCCACTATCCTCATGTTGTTTTGAGTGCTGACACCTATAAAGGTTACTATTAATCTCCTGTGACGTAAGTGGCATGGTAACATGAGAGGAAGATGGTGAGTGATCCACAGTCTATTTCCCTCATTTTGAAGGTGAGAAAACAAAGGCCCAATG contains these protein-coding regions:
- the PLAGL2 gene encoding zinc finger protein PLAGL2: MTTFFTSVPPWIQDAKQEEEVGWKLVPRPRGREAENQVKCQCEISGTPFSNGEKLRPHSLPHPEQRPYSCPQLHCGKAFASKYKLYRHMATHSAQKPHQCMYCDKMFHRKDHLRNHLQTHDPNKEALHCSECGKNYNTKLGYRRHLAMHAASSGDLSCKVCLQTFESTQALLEHLKAHSRRVAGGAKEKKHPCDHCDRRFYTRKDVRRHLVVHTGRKDFLCQYCAQRFGRKDHLTRHVKKSHSQELLKIKTEPVDVLGLISCSSTVNVKEELSPVLCMASRDVMGAKAFPGMLPMGMYGAHIPTMPSAGMPHSLVHNTLPMGMSYPLESSPISSPAQLPPKYQLGSTSYLPDKLPKVEVDSFLGEVPGSLSLSSAEPQPTSPQPAAAAALLDEALLTKSPANLSEALCAANVDFSHLLGFLPLNLPPCNPPGATGGLVMGYSQAEAQPLLTTLQAQPQDSPGAGGPLNFGPLHSLPPVFTSGLSTTTLPRFHQAFQ